Proteins encoded by one window of Streptomyces sp. NBC_01571:
- a CDS encoding HdeD family acid-resistance protein — translation MTVPRGSAPPTGPEHRPDGPAPTPAGDPAELLAALGGSWTWILGSAVATLVPGVLVLVWPNESLHVLAVLIGLYLLVIGAFRFVAAFSRREQGERLPGLLLALLFVLAGVLCLRNPMQTIAALSLIVGVVWLVSGMLTAYTALATRDLPHRGVVLAAAALGIVAGVVVLALPTESARALTRLLGLWLVLLGLVELGVAFAWRAALRRAVAAHQGGIAAPL, via the coding sequence ATGACCGTACCGCGTGGTTCGGCGCCGCCCACCGGACCGGAACACCGGCCCGACGGACCGGCCCCCACTCCGGCGGGCGACCCCGCGGAGTTGCTGGCGGCACTGGGCGGCTCGTGGACCTGGATCCTGGGTTCGGCGGTCGCGACACTGGTGCCGGGCGTTCTGGTGCTGGTCTGGCCGAACGAGAGCCTGCACGTCCTGGCGGTTCTCATCGGTCTGTATCTGCTCGTGATCGGGGCCTTCCGGTTCGTCGCGGCCTTCTCCCGGCGCGAGCAGGGCGAACGACTCCCGGGGCTGCTTCTCGCCCTGCTGTTCGTCCTGGCCGGCGTGCTCTGTCTGCGGAACCCGATGCAGACCATCGCCGCGCTCTCCCTGATCGTCGGGGTCGTCTGGCTGGTGTCCGGCATGCTGACCGCCTACACGGCCCTCGCGACCAGGGACCTGCCGCACCGCGGCGTCGTCCTCGCCGCCGCCGCGCTCGGCATCGTCGCGGGCGTCGTGGTGCTGGCGCTGCCCACCGAGTCGGCCCGCGCGCTGACCCGGCTGCTCGGTCTGTGGCTCGTACTGCTCGGTCTGGTCGAACTCGGCGTCGCGTTCGCGTGGCGGGCCGCACTGCGCAGGGCGGTCGCAGCGCACCAGGGCGGCATCGCCGCGCCGTTGTGA
- a CDS encoding acyl-CoA dehydrogenase family protein — protein MTDAAHRGGAPDATELRRRTRELLAAHPPLETGRTAFLEARFDAGLAWVHYPEGLGGLGAPRTLQAVVDTELEAAGAPDNDPRRIGIGLGMAAPTILGFGTQEQKERFLRPLWVGEEVWCQLFSEPGAGSDLAALGTRAVREGDEWVVNGQKVWTSSAHLARWAILIARTDPDVPKHRGITYFVCDMTDPGVEVRPLRQITGEAEFNEVFLTGVRIPDSHRLGEVGDGWRVAQTTLMNERVSIGGMRIPREGGMIGPVAKTWRERPELRTHDLHQRLLKLWVEAEVGRLTGERLRQQLVAGQPGPEGSGLKLGFARLNQEISGLEVELLGEEGLLYEDWTMRRPELVDFTGRDAGYRYLRSKGNSIEGGTSEVLLNIVAERVLGLPSEPRTDKDVAWKDLAR, from the coding sequence ATGACCGACGCCGCACACCGGGGCGGTGCGCCCGATGCCACCGAACTGCGCCGCCGCACACGCGAGTTGCTGGCCGCACACCCGCCCCTGGAGACCGGACGGACCGCCTTCCTGGAGGCCCGCTTCGACGCCGGGCTCGCCTGGGTGCACTACCCCGAGGGCCTCGGCGGCCTCGGCGCCCCGCGCACCCTCCAGGCCGTCGTGGACACCGAGCTCGAGGCCGCGGGCGCACCCGACAACGACCCCCGCCGCATCGGCATCGGCCTCGGCATGGCCGCGCCGACGATCCTCGGCTTCGGCACCCAGGAACAGAAGGAGCGCTTCCTGCGGCCCTTGTGGGTCGGCGAGGAGGTCTGGTGCCAGCTCTTCAGCGAGCCCGGCGCCGGATCGGACCTGGCCGCGCTCGGTACGCGCGCGGTCAGGGAGGGCGACGAGTGGGTGGTGAACGGCCAGAAGGTCTGGACGTCCAGCGCCCATCTGGCCCGCTGGGCCATCCTCATCGCCCGCACCGACCCGGACGTCCCCAAGCACCGCGGCATCACCTACTTCGTCTGCGACATGACCGACCCGGGCGTCGAGGTACGGCCGCTGCGCCAGATCACCGGCGAGGCCGAGTTCAACGAGGTCTTCCTCACCGGCGTCCGCATCCCCGACAGCCACCGCCTCGGTGAGGTCGGCGACGGCTGGCGGGTCGCGCAGACCACGCTCATGAACGAGCGCGTGTCCATCGGCGGCATGCGCATCCCGCGCGAGGGCGGCATGATCGGCCCGGTCGCGAAGACCTGGCGCGAGCGGCCCGAACTGCGCACCCACGACCTGCACCAGCGGCTGCTGAAGCTCTGGGTCGAGGCCGAGGTGGGCCGGCTCACCGGCGAGCGGCTGCGCCAGCAGCTCGTCGCGGGACAGCCCGGCCCCGAGGGCTCCGGCCTGAAGCTCGGCTTCGCCCGGCTCAACCAGGAGATCAGCGGTCTGGAGGTCGAACTCCTCGGCGAGGAAGGCCTGTTGTACGAGGACTGGACGATGCGCCGCCCCGAACTGGTCGACTTCACCGGCCGTGACGCGGGCTACCGCTACCTCCGCTCCAAGGGCAACAGCATCGAGGGCGGGACCAGCGAGGTCCTGCTGAACATCGTCGCCGAACGCGTGCTCGGACTGCCGTCCGAGCCGCGCACCGACAAGGACGTCGCGTGGAAGGACCTCGCCCGATGA
- a CDS encoding phosphatidylinositol-specific phospholipase C/glycerophosphodiester phosphodiesterase family protein — protein sequence MAHTTRRRALTTLGAALAGAVALPAVHARADEQGHGGRPLWRAHAHNDYDHPRPLFDALAHRFGSVEADIYLVGNQLLVAHDPVDLDPTRTLEALYLDPLVSRVRANHGSVYRGYRRPLQLLIDIKTEGASTYLELDRHLRRYPHLFTTYAHGRVHPGPVTAVVSGDRAARTPMEAQSRRRAFYDGRLTDLGSAATASFVPLISDNWTLNFTWLGDGPFPAAERAKLREIIAAAHARHQKVRFWATPDLAGPARDALWRELLAADVDYFNTDDLAGLETFLDTHERTREQAHERA from the coding sequence ATGGCCCACACCACCCGTCGCAGAGCCCTCACCACCCTCGGCGCCGCCCTCGCGGGCGCCGTCGCGCTGCCCGCCGTGCACGCGCGAGCCGACGAGCAGGGACACGGCGGGCGCCCGCTGTGGCGCGCCCACGCCCACAACGACTACGACCACCCGCGTCCCCTGTTCGACGCCCTCGCCCACCGCTTCGGGAGTGTCGAGGCCGACATCTACCTCGTCGGCAACCAGCTCCTCGTCGCCCACGATCCCGTCGATCTCGATCCGACCCGTACCCTCGAAGCGCTCTACCTCGACCCGCTCGTCTCCCGGGTCAGGGCCAACCACGGTTCCGTGTACCGGGGTTATCGCAGGCCTTTGCAGCTCCTGATCGACATCAAGACCGAGGGCGCCTCGACGTACCTCGAACTCGACCGTCATCTGCGCCGCTACCCGCACCTGTTCACGACCTACGCGCACGGCCGGGTGCACCCCGGTCCCGTCACGGCCGTCGTCTCCGGCGACCGGGCAGCCCGCACCCCCATGGAGGCGCAGAGCCGGCGACGTGCCTTCTACGACGGCCGGCTCACCGACCTCGGCAGCGCGGCGACCGCGTCCTTCGTGCCGCTCATCAGCGACAACTGGACACTCAACTTCACCTGGCTCGGGGACGGCCCGTTCCCCGCGGCGGAGCGCGCCAAGCTGCGCGAGATCATCGCGGCGGCGCACGCGCGCCACCAGAAGGTGCGGTTCTGGGCCACACCCGACCTCGCGGGCCCGGCCCGGGACGCGCTGTGGCGCGAACTGCTGGCCGCCGACGTCGACTACTTCAACACCGACGACCTCGCCGGACTCGAGACGTTCCTCGACACGCACGAACGGACACGCGAACAGGCACACGAGCGGGCATAG
- a CDS encoding potassium channel family protein, whose product MSDPAAARGDHTRPRKGPYRRGRPRSRTRWTTIVVVGRAFLIAAGLVTAYYLLPLDRYSARGTSVLLLAGLLAVVLVFVWEVRTIIRSPHPRLKAVEALAATLVLFLVLFASAYYVLDRSAPGSFTEPLSRTDALYFTLTTFSTVGFGDIAARTGTGRVMTMLQMAGGLVLVGFAARVLASAVQAGLQRRGPIEPETGADDGDAGDSEAEPDPGADPGTSA is encoded by the coding sequence ATGAGCGATCCAGCGGCTGCCCGGGGCGACCACACCCGGCCCCGGAAGGGCCCGTACCGGCGGGGCCGACCGAGGTCCCGCACCCGGTGGACGACGATCGTGGTGGTGGGCCGGGCCTTCCTGATCGCGGCCGGACTCGTCACCGCCTACTACCTGCTGCCCCTGGACAGGTACAGCGCCCGCGGCACCTCGGTGCTGCTGTTGGCCGGCCTGCTGGCGGTGGTCCTGGTCTTCGTGTGGGAGGTGCGGACCATCATCCGTTCACCCCACCCCCGTCTGAAGGCCGTCGAGGCCCTGGCCGCCACGTTGGTGCTGTTTCTGGTGCTCTTCGCCAGCGCCTACTACGTGTTGGACCGCTCCGCCCCGGGTTCGTTCACCGAGCCGCTGTCCAGGACGGACGCCCTGTACTTCACGCTGACCACGTTCAGCACCGTCGGTTTCGGCGACATCGCCGCCCGCACCGGGACGGGACGGGTCATGACGATGCTGCAGATGGCCGGAGGGCTGGTCCTGGTGGGCTTCGCCGCGCGCGTGCTGGCGAGCGCGGTCCAGGCGGGGTTGCAGCGCAGGGGGCCCATCGAGCCGGAGACCGGGGCGGACGACGGGGATGCCGGGGACTCCGAAGCGGAGCCGGACCCGGGGGCGGACCCGGGGACGTCGGCGTAG
- a CDS encoding DUF779 domain-containing protein — protein MDVVPRVALTPAAADLVRRLRAVHGPLMFHQSGGCCDGSAPMCYPAGEFRTGGSDVLLAELEVEGVDEPVTFWMSKSQYELWSHTRLTVDVVPGRGSGFSLEAPEGVRFLIRSRVVG, from the coding sequence ATGGACGTCGTCCCGCGTGTAGCGCTCACTCCGGCGGCCGCCGACTTGGTACGGCGGTTGCGGGCGGTGCACGGCCCGCTGATGTTCCACCAGTCCGGCGGCTGCTGCGACGGCAGTGCGCCCATGTGCTACCCGGCGGGTGAGTTCCGCACCGGCGGCTCCGACGTCCTGCTCGCGGAGCTGGAGGTGGAGGGGGTCGACGAACCGGTGACGTTCTGGATGTCGAAGAGCCAGTACGAGCTGTGGAGTCACACGCGGCTCACCGTCGATGTCGTCCCGGGCCGGGGCAGCGGCTTCTCGCTGGAAGCACCCGAAGGAGTGCGCTTCCTGATTCGTTCCCGCGTCGTCGGCTGA
- a CDS encoding SHOCT domain-containing protein, whose translation MNEPMYLAYDYPLLSIFWTMLWFFLWIMWFILLFRVIVDIFRDDTLGGWAKAGWLVFVIVLPFLGVLVYVIARGRNMGKREMKQARAQQEAFDSYIRETAAGAPRSGSVDELARLSEIRARGDITDEEFRRAKELVLSGHGPSDR comes from the coding sequence ATGAACGAGCCGATGTACCTCGCGTACGACTATCCGCTGCTGAGCATCTTCTGGACGATGCTCTGGTTCTTCCTGTGGATCATGTGGTTCATCCTGCTCTTCCGCGTCATCGTGGACATCTTCCGCGACGACACCCTGGGCGGCTGGGCCAAGGCAGGCTGGCTGGTGTTCGTCATCGTGCTGCCCTTCCTGGGCGTCCTCGTCTACGTGATCGCCCGCGGCCGGAACATGGGCAAGCGGGAGATGAAGCAGGCACGCGCGCAGCAGGAGGCCTTCGACTCCTACATCCGGGAGACAGCGGCCGGCGCACCCCGGTCCGGCAGCGTCGACGAACTCGCCAGGCTGTCCGAGATCCGCGCCCGCGGGGACATCACGGACGAGGAGTTCCGCAGGGCGAAGGAACTGGTCCTGAGCGGCCACGGCCCGTCGGACCGATGA
- a CDS encoding acyl-CoA dehydrogenase family protein — MTTQGTQPDLLYSEEEEALRAAVRDLLADHCDAARVIARTESDTPYDPALWKALSDGMGLAGLLVPEAQGGQGATHREVAVVLEELGRAVAPVPYLTSAVVATEALLDCTGEDAAALLTELASGRTVGALAVALSAAPDGAHRTVRDEDGLLYGELTGIADATVADVLLVPAADGGLYAVDGSAVTVTPRISLDLTRPLATVTLDGVRGRRLGDAGPAVRRGLRAGAGLLASEQLGLADWCLTETVRHLKERKQFNRPVGGFQALKHRLAQLWLEVVNTRAAARHAADALAAGSADTDVAVAVAQAYAAPVAVRAAEEALQLHGGIGMTWEHPVHLYLKRAKADSIAYGTAGAHRAALARLVDLQAP; from the coding sequence ATGACAACGCAGGGCACGCAACCCGATCTGCTGTACTCGGAGGAGGAGGAGGCGCTGCGCGCCGCCGTGCGCGACCTCCTCGCCGACCACTGCGACGCCGCCCGTGTCATCGCCCGCACGGAGTCGGACACGCCCTACGACCCCGCGCTCTGGAAGGCGCTCTCGGACGGGATGGGGCTGGCGGGTCTGCTGGTGCCCGAGGCCCAGGGCGGCCAAGGGGCAACGCACCGTGAAGTCGCCGTAGTGCTTGAGGAGTTGGGCCGAGCCGTCGCTCCTGTGCCCTACCTCACGAGCGCCGTCGTGGCGACCGAGGCGTTGCTGGACTGCACGGGGGAGGACGCCGCCGCGCTGCTGACGGAGCTGGCGTCCGGGCGGACCGTCGGCGCGCTCGCCGTCGCCCTGTCCGCGGCACCGGACGGTGCCCACCGGACCGTACGCGACGAAGACGGCCTGCTGTACGGCGAGTTGACGGGGATCGCGGACGCGACGGTGGCCGACGTGCTGCTGGTCCCGGCGGCGGACGGCGGTCTGTACGCGGTGGACGGGAGCGCCGTCACGGTCACACCGCGGATCTCGCTCGACCTCACCCGGCCGCTCGCCACGGTCACCCTCGACGGGGTGCGGGGCCGCCGGCTGGGCGACGCCGGTCCCGCCGTACGACGGGGTCTGCGGGCCGGCGCCGGACTGCTCGCCTCCGAGCAACTCGGCCTCGCCGACTGGTGCCTGACGGAGACGGTCCGCCACCTCAAGGAACGCAAGCAGTTCAACCGGCCCGTCGGCGGCTTCCAGGCGCTCAAGCACCGGCTCGCCCAGCTGTGGCTGGAGGTCGTCAACACACGTGCCGCCGCACGCCACGCCGCCGACGCACTCGCGGCAGGCAGCGCGGACACCGACGTGGCGGTCGCCGTCGCCCAGGCGTACGCCGCCCCGGTCGCCGTCCGCGCCGCCGAGGAGGCGCTCCAGCTGCACGGTGGCATCGGCATGACCTGGGAGCACCCGGTCCACCTGTACCTGAAGCGCGCGAAGGCGGACTCGATCGCGTACGGCACGGCGGGCGCGCACCGTGCGGCGCTGGCACGACTGGTCGACCTCCAGGCGCCCTGA
- a CDS encoding LuxR C-terminal-related transcriptional regulator produces MSAVAALDENGTGPAPAHVDPLGDPFLRTRFALPTRPATFLRRDRLAEHLDEALLTPLTMVNGAAGAGKTLLVADWAAGLGQPVTWLTTDTTGQGPGMFWAYLLQALDASGVPVPRDLRRPADANWVDHELPARLAAELSGRDRPAILVLDEFDRVAAPEIAEQLEFVLHHAGPGLRLLLVTRTEPLLPLHRYRAAGDLTEIRDAELAFTPDEASALLTTHGLRLPAAGVRALVDRTRGWAAGLRLCALAAREAPDPETYLKEFEAGQSTVADYLLAEVLKRRTADTQDLLLRVSVLERFCPELANALTERTDAEPILAGLHRENAFVESLGHSWYRLHPLFGEILRAHLRVRSPGLEPELHRRAARWLRRSGSLPETLAHGAAAGDWEFTADALVDDLAIGQLFTGLRSDDLTELFSRMEPEAASPATDLVRAARDLSHHDLGRGLAHLRRARRGLAQEGLAHEGPAGNGAALGPARLSCALLEALAARLAGSPEDAETAATAAEELWQTVPAHLLERHPELSALLLTHLGSALLWAGRFEDARAALSTAADSCGGAPTGLPQEECLAHLALMDYLDGWLGRAESKALAATNGTERLGPHRSSGSGLGQLVLAAVAVDRDELDRAQAFLDETAAAGRTPRDPVPAAGRSIATAGLLLARGRVGAALTAVSAAIPAAVVSPWAEGHAALIAAAVHLTEGRTERAAEALRRAPAGQTACAVQAARVRLAAGHRGEAIGMLDRLDLEGRPGRAGPALTVRATLVRAQAAEEAGDSVTARGLVAQALVEARRERLRRPFLDAGPWLGRPLAEAPLQALAAGWLQDGPTRDGEPSRLASLPPALVVEELSGRELDVLRRLAEMMSTEEIAADLYVSVNTVKTHLKSVYRKLAVNRRNEAVRRARELRLL; encoded by the coding sequence GTGAGCGCCGTGGCTGCCCTCGACGAGAACGGTACGGGTCCCGCCCCGGCGCATGTCGATCCCCTGGGAGACCCCTTTCTGCGCACGCGGTTCGCCCTGCCCACCAGACCCGCCACCTTCCTGCGCCGGGACCGGCTGGCCGAGCACCTCGACGAGGCTCTCCTGACACCGCTGACGATGGTCAACGGAGCGGCCGGGGCCGGCAAGACCCTGCTGGTCGCCGACTGGGCCGCCGGCCTGGGACAGCCGGTCACCTGGCTCACCACCGACACGACGGGACAGGGCCCCGGGATGTTCTGGGCGTACCTCCTCCAGGCCCTGGACGCCTCCGGAGTACCGGTGCCCCGCGATCTCCGCCGCCCCGCGGACGCGAACTGGGTCGACCACGAACTGCCGGCCCGCCTGGCCGCCGAACTCAGCGGCCGCGACCGGCCCGCGATCCTCGTGCTCGACGAGTTCGACCGGGTGGCCGCGCCCGAGATCGCCGAGCAACTGGAGTTCGTCCTCCACCACGCCGGGCCGGGCCTGCGCCTGCTCCTCGTCACACGCACCGAACCGCTGCTGCCGCTGCACCGCTACCGCGCGGCCGGGGACCTGACGGAGATCCGGGACGCGGAACTGGCCTTCACCCCCGACGAGGCGTCCGCCCTCCTGACCACGCACGGTCTGCGCCTGCCCGCGGCCGGGGTACGCGCGCTCGTGGACCGCACCCGGGGATGGGCCGCCGGCCTGCGCCTGTGCGCCCTGGCCGCGCGCGAGGCCCCGGATCCGGAGACGTACCTGAAGGAGTTCGAGGCAGGGCAGAGCACGGTCGCCGACTACCTCCTGGCCGAGGTGCTGAAGCGGCGCACGGCCGACACCCAGGACCTCCTGCTGCGCGTCAGCGTCCTGGAGCGCTTCTGCCCGGAACTGGCGAACGCGCTGACGGAGCGCACCGACGCCGAACCGATCCTGGCCGGACTGCACCGCGAGAACGCGTTCGTCGAAAGCCTCGGACACTCCTGGTACCGCCTCCACCCGCTGTTCGGCGAGATCCTCCGCGCCCACCTCAGGGTCCGCTCTCCCGGACTCGAACCCGAACTCCACCGGCGCGCCGCGCGCTGGCTGCGACGGTCCGGGTCCCTCCCGGAGACACTCGCGCACGGCGCCGCGGCGGGCGACTGGGAATTCACCGCGGACGCCCTGGTCGACGACCTGGCCATCGGACAGCTCTTCACCGGCCTGCGCTCCGACGACCTGACCGAGCTGTTCTCCCGTATGGAGCCCGAGGCGGCGAGCCCCGCGACGGACCTCGTCCGCGCCGCCCGCGACCTCTCCCACCACGACCTGGGCCGGGGCCTGGCCCACCTGCGTCGCGCCCGGCGGGGTCTGGCACAGGAAGGCCTGGCACACGAGGGTCCGGCCGGGAACGGGGCCGCCCTCGGTCCGGCCCGGCTCAGCTGCGCCCTGCTGGAGGCGCTGGCGGCCCGGCTGGCCGGTTCCCCTGAGGACGCGGAGACGGCGGCGACGGCCGCCGAGGAGCTGTGGCAGACGGTCCCCGCCCACCTCCTGGAGCGGCATCCCGAGCTCTCCGCCCTGCTCCTGACGCATCTCGGTTCGGCGCTTCTGTGGGCCGGACGCTTCGAGGACGCGCGCGCCGCCCTGTCCACGGCGGCCGATTCGTGCGGCGGGGCGCCGACCGGGCTGCCCCAGGAGGAGTGCCTGGCGCACCTGGCCCTCATGGACTACCTGGACGGATGGCTCGGCCGGGCGGAGAGCAAGGCCCTGGCGGCGACCAACGGTACGGAGCGCCTCGGTCCGCACCGGTCGTCCGGCTCCGGCCTCGGACAGCTGGTGCTGGCGGCCGTGGCCGTCGACCGCGACGAGCTGGACCGGGCCCAGGCCTTCCTCGACGAGACGGCCGCCGCCGGGCGCACCCCGCGGGACCCGGTGCCGGCGGCGGGCCGGTCCATCGCGACGGCCGGTCTGCTGCTGGCCCGCGGCAGGGTGGGAGCCGCGCTGACGGCAGTGTCCGCGGCGATCCCCGCCGCCGTGGTCTCACCCTGGGCGGAGGGACACGCGGCGCTGATCGCGGCCGCCGTCCACCTGACCGAGGGCCGTACGGAGCGGGCCGCCGAGGCGCTGCGCCGGGCACCGGCCGGCCAGACGGCCTGTGCGGTGCAGGCCGCGCGGGTCCGGCTCGCGGCGGGCCACCGCGGCGAGGCGATCGGCATGCTCGACCGTCTCGACCTGGAGGGACGGCCGGGCCGGGCCGGTCCCGCACTGACCGTGCGGGCCACGCTGGTACGGGCACAGGCCGCCGAAGAAGCGGGGGACTCCGTCACCGCCCGCGGGCTCGTCGCCCAGGCACTCGTCGAGGCCCGCCGCGAGCGGCTGCGGCGTCCCTTTCTCGACGCCGGCCCCTGGCTCGGGCGACCGCTGGCCGAGGCGCCGCTCCAGGCACTCGCCGCGGGCTGGCTCCAGGACGGACCGACCCGAGACGGCGAACCGTCGCGGCTTGCGTCCCTGCCTCCGGCGCTCGTCGTGGAGGAGCTGAGCGGACGCGAACTCGACGTTCTCCGGCGGCTGGCCGAGATGATGTCCACGGAGGAGATCGCGGCCGACCTCTACGTGTCCGTGAACACCGTGAAGACCCACCTCAAGAGCGTCTACCGGAAGCTCGCGGTGAACCGGCGCAACGAAGCGGTGCGCCGTGCGCGCGAGCTGCGACTGCTGTGA
- a CDS encoding helix-turn-helix domain-containing protein, with product MTTDEVLADVGPRLRRIRKERGATLAGLSEATGISVSTLSRLESGLRKPSLELLLPIAGAHQVPLDELVGAPPVGDPRVRAEPIVRNGRTHWPLTRQPGGLQAYKVLEPQRRLDPDPRTHEGYEWLYVLSGRLRLVLAEHDVVLGAGEAAEFDTRVPHWFGSTGEGPVEFLSLFGPQGERMHVRARPTRG from the coding sequence ATGACCACGGACGAAGTTCTCGCCGACGTCGGACCCCGGCTGCGCCGTATCAGGAAGGAGCGCGGTGCCACGCTGGCCGGGCTGTCGGAGGCGACCGGGATCTCCGTCAGCACCCTCTCCCGCCTGGAGTCCGGGCTGCGCAAGCCCAGTCTGGAGCTGCTGCTGCCGATCGCCGGAGCCCACCAGGTGCCGCTCGACGAACTGGTCGGCGCGCCACCGGTCGGCGACCCGCGCGTCCGGGCCGAACCGATCGTCCGCAACGGCCGCACGCACTGGCCCCTGACGCGGCAGCCCGGCGGACTGCAGGCCTACAAGGTGCTCGAACCGCAGCGCAGGCTCGACCCGGACCCGCGTACCCACGAGGGCTACGAGTGGCTGTACGTGCTCTCGGGGCGGCTGCGGCTCGTGCTGGCCGAGCACGACGTGGTGCTCGGGGCCGGAGAGGCCGCCGAGTTCGACACGCGGGTTCCGCACTGGTTCGGGTCGACGGGGGAGGGGCCGGTGGAGTTCCTGAGCCTGTTCGGGCCGCAGGGGGAGCGGATGCACGTACGGGCCCGGCCGACCCGCGGGTGA
- a CDS encoding OsmC family protein — MTDNSLRSVSIERTRTGHFTATNVRGGTISFGTSSDPEGGTGFTPVELLLAAIGGCTAADVDVATARHAEPTEFTVTVTGDKISDGLGNRMTDLAVTFTVRFPDGGPGDRARAILPRAVTSSHERLCTVSRTVEIGTPVTATVADV; from the coding sequence ATGACCGACAACAGCCTGCGTTCCGTCAGCATCGAGCGGACCCGTACCGGCCACTTCACCGCGACGAACGTGCGCGGCGGAACGATCAGCTTCGGCACCAGTTCCGACCCCGAGGGCGGCACCGGCTTCACCCCGGTCGAGTTGCTGCTCGCCGCGATCGGGGGGTGCACCGCGGCCGACGTCGACGTCGCCACCGCCCGCCACGCGGAGCCCACCGAGTTCACCGTCACCGTGACGGGCGACAAGATCAGTGACGGGCTCGGCAACCGGATGACCGACCTCGCCGTCACCTTCACGGTCCGCTTCCCCGACGGCGGGCCCGGCGACCGCGCCCGAGCGATTCTCCCCAGGGCGGTCACGTCCTCCCACGAGCGGCTCTGCACGGTCAGCCGCACGGTCGAGATCGGCACCCCGGTCACCGCGACGGTCGCGGACGTCTGA
- a CDS encoding alpha/beta hydrolase has translation MAAVVLVHGLYHRPDHFAVVAERLRTAETEVVVPELHRGSLPADTAAVQAAVDALPEPPVVLGHSYGGSVITGLRGAGHLVYLAAFVPDVGESAAGLGGASPQLQDAISPGADGSTSLHPGRAAATLYGDCPEPLATWAVDLLRAQAPGCGRGVPERHSWKRTPSTYVVCAQDRAVDPDLQRKMASRCTDVREWQTGHSPFVGQPDLVVELLRELIATTSRGRDERAATTR, from the coding sequence TTGGCCGCTGTGGTACTCGTTCACGGCCTGTATCACCGTCCCGATCACTTCGCCGTAGTGGCAGAACGTCTGCGGACCGCGGAAACCGAGGTTGTCGTTCCCGAGCTCCACCGGGGTTCGTTGCCCGCTGACACAGCCGCGGTCCAGGCTGCCGTCGACGCACTACCCGAGCCTCCGGTCGTGCTCGGTCACTCCTACGGCGGGTCGGTGATCACCGGGCTCCGCGGAGCAGGGCACCTGGTCTACCTGGCGGCCTTCGTGCCGGACGTCGGCGAGAGCGCGGCCGGTCTGGGCGGGGCGTCCCCCCAACTCCAGGACGCGATCAGCCCTGGTGCCGACGGCTCGACCAGCCTCCACCCCGGCCGGGCTGCTGCGACCCTCTATGGCGACTGCCCCGAACCTCTCGCCACCTGGGCGGTCGACCTCCTGCGTGCCCAAGCTCCCGGATGCGGCCGAGGAGTTCCGGAGCGCCACAGCTGGAAGCGCACTCCCTCCACCTACGTCGTCTGCGCACAGGACCGGGCCGTCGACCCCGACCTGCAACGGAAGATGGCCTCGCGCTGCACCGACGTGCGCGAGTGGCAGACAGGCCACTCCCCGTTCGTAGGACAGCCCGATCTGGTCGTCGAACTGCTGCGGGAGCTGATCGCCACCACCTCACGCGGACGAGACGAACGGGCCGCAACCACTCGTTGA